The following coding sequences are from one Nicotiana tabacum cultivar K326 chromosome 1, ASM71507v2, whole genome shotgun sequence window:
- the LOC107774745 gene encoding meiotic recombination protein SPO11-2-like produces MGELCRSTIFFSDQHLCYADILPPSQVRARIEVAVLNFLKALSSNSPSISDLSLISRNSSNSRVSQGLLTGDSWIFLSHSFCTRSLTRENSAKSFIRVWKVMEMCYQILVQEKRVTQRELYYKLLCDSPDYFTSQMQVNRTIQDLVALLRCSRYSLGIMASSRGAIAGRLLLQEPNKEVVDCSTCGSSGYAISGDLELLEKLAMETDARYIIVVEKHAIFQRLAEDRVFNQIPCILITAKGFPDIATRFLLHRICRTFPNLPVLGFVDWNPAGLAILCTFKFGSIGMGLEAYRYACNVKWLGLRKDDIDQLVPEESLVPLKPRDLQIAKSLMSSEILQDSYKEEVAAMVQSGRRAEIEALYYHGYDYLVKFLATKIVQANYL; encoded by the exons ATGGGAGAATTATGCAGATCAACCATTTTCTTCTCCGATCAACACCTCTGTTATGCCGATATTCTTCCTCCTTCACAg GTCCGAGCTCGAATCGAAGTTGCGGTCCTGAATTTTCTTAAAGCCCTAAGTTCGAACTCTCCGTCCATTTCCGATCTATCACTG ATCAGTAGGAACTCCAGCAATAGCAGAGTGAGCCAGGGTTTACTGACCGGTGATTCATGGATCTTCTTGTCCCATTCTTTTTGCACGCGATCTTTAACAAGAGAGAATAGTGCCAAATCCTTCATAAGAG TTTGGAAGGTTATGGAAATGTGCTACCAAATTCTGGTTCAGGAAAAGAGGGTGACTCAGAGAGAGCTATATTACAAGCTACTCTGTGATTCACCAGATTATTTCACTTCTCAAATGCAGGTTAATAGGACCATCCAAG ACTTGGTGGCCTTGCTTCGGTGCAGCCGTTATAGCCTTGGAATAATGGCATCGAGCAGAGGGGCTATAGCAGGCCGTTTATTGTTGCAG GAGCCAAACAAGGAGGTTGTTGACTGCTCTACCTGTGGATCGTCCGGATATGCTATATCTGGAGACCTAGAATTGTTGGAAAAATTGGCCATGGAAACAGATGCACGATACATCATTGTGGTGGAGAAG CATGCCATATTCCAGCGACTGGCTGAGGATCGCGTATTCAATCAAATCCCATGCATTCTAATCACTGCCAAGGGATTCCCTGATATTGCCACTAG GTTTCTGCTTCATCGAATCTGTCGGACATTCCCCAATTTGCCAGTCCTGGGGTTTGTTGACTG GAATCCGGCTGGACTAGCAATTCTTTGCACCTTCAAGTTTGGAAGCATAGGGATGGGACTTGAAGCGTACAGATATG CTTGCAATGTCAAGTGGCTAGGACTGCGAAAGGATGATATTGATCAACTTGTACCCGAAGAATCTTTGGTCCCTTTGAAACCACGAGATCTGCAGATTGCCAAGAGTTTGATGTCATCAGAGATTCTGCAG GATAGTTACAAAGAAGAGGTTGCAGCAATGGTTCAGAGTGGTCGAAGGGCAGAGATTGAAGCTCTTTATTATCATGGATATGATTACTTGGTAAAGTTCCTAGCGACGAAAATAGTGCAAGCTAATTACCTCTGA